In Athalia rosae chromosome 6, iyAthRosa1.1, whole genome shotgun sequence, one DNA window encodes the following:
- the LOC105693239 gene encoding zinc finger E-box-binding homeobox protein zag-1 isoform X2: MSMTLFRNTFKGCSEDEAGADAEVGGGGGDGERCPQCGLHCLDLTALRLHLEDTHKTGYTIDKHDLSSQFSQVSCNVCSKTFANVYRLQRHMISHDESAVLRKFKCPHCEKAFKFKHHLKEHLRIHSGEKPFQCNNCKKRFSHSGSYSSHMTSKKCLIVNSKKSRQGTIGNTDRPAKKCQQSSQGRRDIDNMLAANNNTFLPILPKLSPSEYQEIQREGGIYDVPTLLPRMMGFGNYFLQSSLGKILSQLNSKRIDQVTEQFESHRETMSPSTADSEGTEGTEGKESPALADPQGLDAVRRILETVNTSVTKQLLEANVRKLTSSPATIKREFDEDYQDQDSEMSSEVTHYPDWPSTDQCDSQSEGLAAKLEDANQNQTPLELKNNKRKAPEANAESSEGDSEEEDDGSHTTSVDGGRRVRARSLIDDEQLAVLKGYYAINPRPKKEEITMIANYIHFSTRVVQVWFQNSRARDRRESKMPGLLPLTNDGSQTTVEQPLDLSKKDVLTITAVKNNAENLNKTSNKQNSTIKDIPVTPNPDVDDIDDAPLVIDEETTDSVDVKPPSVSLDVSSKNQSQMPTKIENEGAMQAEAPATGENEQEGLYFCDQCDKTFSKHSSLARHKYEHSGQRPYKCEECPKAFKHKHHLTEHKRLHSGEKPFQCSKCLKRFSHSGSYSQHMNHRSSYCKPYRE; this comes from the exons GCTGCAGCGAGGACGAGGCAGGTGCCGATGCGGAGGTCGGGGGCGGTGGCGGGGACGGGGAACGGTGTCCGCAGTGTGGCCTCCACTGCCTCGATCTAACCGCCCTCCGGCTCCACCTAGAAGACACCCACAAGACCGGCTACACCATCGACAAGCACGACTTGAGCTCGCAATTCTCCCAAGTG TCTTGCAACGTGTGCAGTAAAACTTTTGCGAATGTCTACCGACTGCAGAGGCACATGATCAGTCATGACGAAAGCGCCGTACTTCGGAAATTTAAATGCCCCCACTGCGAGAAGGCATTTAAATTTAAACATCATCTCAAG GAACACTTACGTATACACAGCGGAGAGAAACCATTCCAATGTAACAATTGTAAAAAGAGATTTTCACACTCGGGGTCTTACTCAAGTCATATGACCTCCAAGAAATGTTTGAtcgtgaattcgaaaaagtccCGGCAAGGCACCATCGGCAATACGGACAGACCTGCAAAGAAGTGCCAACAATCTTCGCAGGGCAGACGAGATATCGATAATATGCTGGCAGCGAATAATAACACCTTCCTTCCGATTCTCCCCAAACTTTCCCCGTCGGAGTACCAAGAAATTCAGCGTGAAGGAG GTATTTATGATGTCCCCACCTTGTTGCCTCGTATGATGGGTTTTggcaattattttcttcaatcgtCCCTCGGAAAAATTCTGAGTCAGTTGAACTCGAAAAGAATTGACCAAGTCACGGAACAGTTCGAGTCTCACAGAGAAACCATGAGTCCGTCTACCGCGGATTCCGAAGGCACCGAGGGCACCGAAGGCAAAGAATCTCCAGCACTGGCGGACCCCCAAGGTCTGGATGCGGTACGACGTATTTTAGAGACTGTAAACACCTCTGTCACCAAACAACTTCTGGAAGCCAACGTGAGGAAATTAACTTCCTCGCCTGCGACCATCAAGCGAGAATTCGACGAAGATTATCAG GACCAGGATAGCGAAATGTCGAGTGAAGTAACTCATTATCCGGATTGGCCTTCCACGGATCAGTGTGATTCGCAAAGCGAGGGTTTGGCTGCCAAATTGGAAGATGCAAATCAAAACCAAACAccgttggaattgaaaaataacaaaagaaAAGCCCCAGAGGCGAATGCTGAAAGCTCCGAAGGTGATTCTGAGGAAGAAGACGATGGGAGTCATACCACGAGCGTAGACGGAGGTCGGAGAGTTAGGGCTCGATCTTTAATAGACGATGAACAACTGGCGGTACTTAAAGGCTACTACGCTATAAATCCTCGTCCCAAGAAAGAGGAAATCACTATGATTGCcaattatatacatttttctaCACGAGTCGTACAG GTTTGGTTCCAGAATTCTAGAGCAAGAGATCGAAGAGAATCCAAGATGCCTGGACTTTTACCGCTTACCAATGACGGTAGTCAAACAACGGTTGAGCAACCTCTAGATTTGTCGAAAAAGGACGTACTCACGATCACGGCTGTTAAAAATAAtgctgaaaatttgaacaagaCCTCCAACAAACAAAACTCTACCATAAAAGACATTCCTGTTACTCCAAACCCTGATGTAGATGACATTGACGATGCGCCGCTTGTCATAGACGAAGAAACAACTGATTCCGTTGATGTAAAACCGCCATCCGTCTCTCTGGACGTCAGCtctaaa AATCAAAGTCAAATGCcgacaaaaattgagaacGAGGGCGCGATGCAGGCTGAAGCTCCAGCCACTGGAGAAAACGAGCAAGAAGGTCTATACTTCTGCGATCAGTGCGATAAGACCTTTTCGAAGCACAGTTCCTTAGCGCGACACAAATACGAACATTCCG GTCAAAGGCCCTACAAGTGCGAGGAATGCCCGAAGGCATTCAAGCACAAACATCACCTGACTGAACACAAGCGGTTACATAGCGGGGAGAAGCCATTCCAGTGCTCCAAGTGCCTCAAACGCTTTTCTCACTCTGGTTCTTATAGCCAGCATATGAACCACCGTTCCTCATATTGCAAGCCCTACAGAGAGTAG
- the LOC105693241 gene encoding NAD(P)H-hydrate epimerase — MVKFLGQSEATKIDVDLIEKYKFSLDQLMELAGQSCAIAIAKCYPLRSDIQNLVLVCCGPGNNGGDGLVCSRHLKLFGYEPQVYYPKRPNNKLYQNLMHQCMENGVQLLAEISDFKPLNEYIVIVDALFGFSFKPPVRREFQKIIDLLKQSIVPICSIDIPSGWDVESGPLAGDISPAMLISLTAPKLCATNFKGKFHYLGGRFVPKKLEQEYKLNLPNYHGTDLVVRLE; from the coding sequence ATGGTCAAGTTTCTGGGACAGTCCGAAGCAACTAAGATAGATGTAGATCTAATAGAGAAATACAAATTCAGCTTAGATCAGCTCATGGAATTAGCTGGTCAAAGTTGTGCGATTGCAATTGCCAAATGTTATCCCCTGCGATCAGATATCCAAAATCTAGTCCTCGTGTGTTGTGGGCCAGGTAATAACGGCGGAGATGGTTTAGTCTGTAGCAGACATCTGAAACTGTTTGGCTACGAGCCTCAAGTATATTATCCAAAGAGACCCAACAACAAACTCTATCAAAATTTGATGCATCAATGCATGGAAAATGGCGTACAATTATTGGCTGAGATTTCAGACTTCAAACCCCTCAACGAGTATATCGTCATTGTCGATGCTCTGTTTGGATTCAGTTTCAAGCCACCCGTACGTCGagagtttcaaaaaataatagatcTTCTAAAGCAATCAATTGTTCCAATATGCAGTATTGACATACCTTCTGGATGGGATGTTGAATCCGGTCCATTGGCAGGGGATATTAGTCCTGCAATGTTGATATCGTTGACAGCGCCCAAGTTGTGTGCCACCAATTTCAAAGGAAAGTTCCACTATTTGGGTGGAAGATTTGTACCTAAAAAACTGGAACAGGAATACAAACTAAATCTCCCAAATTATCATGGAACTGACTTGGTAGTCAGgctggaataa
- the LOC105693239 gene encoding zinc finger E-box-binding homeobox protein zag-1 isoform X3, whose amino-acid sequence MPFRVSHLSCSEDEAGADAEVGGGGGDGERCPQCGLHCLDLTALRLHLEDTHKTGYTIDKHDLSSQFSQVSCNVCSKTFANVYRLQRHMISHDESAVLRKFKCPHCEKAFKFKHHLKEHLRIHSGEKPFQCNNCKKRFSHSGSYSSHMTSKKCLIVNSKKSRQGTIGNTDRPAKKCQQSSQGRRDIDNMLAANNNTFLPILPKLSPSEYQEIQREGGIYDVPTLLPRMMGFGNYFLQSSLGKILSQLNSKRIDQVTEQFESHRETMSPSTADSEGTEGTEGKESPALADPQGLDAVRRILETVNTSVTKQLLEANVRKLTSSPATIKREFDEDYQVDQDSEMSSEVTHYPDWPSTDQCDSQSEGLAAKLEDANQNQTPLELKNNKRKAPEANAESSEGDSEEEDDGSHTTSVDGGRRVRARSLIDDEQLAVLKGYYAINPRPKKEEITMIANYIHFSTRVVQVWFQNSRARDRRESKMPGLLPLTNDGSQTTVEQPLDLSKKDVLTITAVKNNAENLNKTSNKQNSTIKDIPVTPNPDVDDIDDAPLVIDEETTDSVDVKPPSVSLDVSSKNQSQMPTKIENEGAMQAEAPATGENEQEGLYFCDQCDKTFSKHSSLARHKYEHSGQRPYKCEECPKAFKHKHHLTEHKRLHSGEKPFQCSKCLKRFSHSGSYSQHMNHRSSYCKPYRE is encoded by the exons GCTGCAGCGAGGACGAGGCAGGTGCCGATGCGGAGGTCGGGGGCGGTGGCGGGGACGGGGAACGGTGTCCGCAGTGTGGCCTCCACTGCCTCGATCTAACCGCCCTCCGGCTCCACCTAGAAGACACCCACAAGACCGGCTACACCATCGACAAGCACGACTTGAGCTCGCAATTCTCCCAAGTG TCTTGCAACGTGTGCAGTAAAACTTTTGCGAATGTCTACCGACTGCAGAGGCACATGATCAGTCATGACGAAAGCGCCGTACTTCGGAAATTTAAATGCCCCCACTGCGAGAAGGCATTTAAATTTAAACATCATCTCAAG GAACACTTACGTATACACAGCGGAGAGAAACCATTCCAATGTAACAATTGTAAAAAGAGATTTTCACACTCGGGGTCTTACTCAAGTCATATGACCTCCAAGAAATGTTTGAtcgtgaattcgaaaaagtccCGGCAAGGCACCATCGGCAATACGGACAGACCTGCAAAGAAGTGCCAACAATCTTCGCAGGGCAGACGAGATATCGATAATATGCTGGCAGCGAATAATAACACCTTCCTTCCGATTCTCCCCAAACTTTCCCCGTCGGAGTACCAAGAAATTCAGCGTGAAGGAG GTATTTATGATGTCCCCACCTTGTTGCCTCGTATGATGGGTTTTggcaattattttcttcaatcgtCCCTCGGAAAAATTCTGAGTCAGTTGAACTCGAAAAGAATTGACCAAGTCACGGAACAGTTCGAGTCTCACAGAGAAACCATGAGTCCGTCTACCGCGGATTCCGAAGGCACCGAGGGCACCGAAGGCAAAGAATCTCCAGCACTGGCGGACCCCCAAGGTCTGGATGCGGTACGACGTATTTTAGAGACTGTAAACACCTCTGTCACCAAACAACTTCTGGAAGCCAACGTGAGGAAATTAACTTCCTCGCCTGCGACCATCAAGCGAGAATTCGACGAAGATTATCAGGTG GACCAGGATAGCGAAATGTCGAGTGAAGTAACTCATTATCCGGATTGGCCTTCCACGGATCAGTGTGATTCGCAAAGCGAGGGTTTGGCTGCCAAATTGGAAGATGCAAATCAAAACCAAACAccgttggaattgaaaaataacaaaagaaAAGCCCCAGAGGCGAATGCTGAAAGCTCCGAAGGTGATTCTGAGGAAGAAGACGATGGGAGTCATACCACGAGCGTAGACGGAGGTCGGAGAGTTAGGGCTCGATCTTTAATAGACGATGAACAACTGGCGGTACTTAAAGGCTACTACGCTATAAATCCTCGTCCCAAGAAAGAGGAAATCACTATGATTGCcaattatatacatttttctaCACGAGTCGTACAG GTTTGGTTCCAGAATTCTAGAGCAAGAGATCGAAGAGAATCCAAGATGCCTGGACTTTTACCGCTTACCAATGACGGTAGTCAAACAACGGTTGAGCAACCTCTAGATTTGTCGAAAAAGGACGTACTCACGATCACGGCTGTTAAAAATAAtgctgaaaatttgaacaagaCCTCCAACAAACAAAACTCTACCATAAAAGACATTCCTGTTACTCCAAACCCTGATGTAGATGACATTGACGATGCGCCGCTTGTCATAGACGAAGAAACAACTGATTCCGTTGATGTAAAACCGCCATCCGTCTCTCTGGACGTCAGCtctaaa AATCAAAGTCAAATGCcgacaaaaattgagaacGAGGGCGCGATGCAGGCTGAAGCTCCAGCCACTGGAGAAAACGAGCAAGAAGGTCTATACTTCTGCGATCAGTGCGATAAGACCTTTTCGAAGCACAGTTCCTTAGCGCGACACAAATACGAACATTCCG GTCAAAGGCCCTACAAGTGCGAGGAATGCCCGAAGGCATTCAAGCACAAACATCACCTGACTGAACACAAGCGGTTACATAGCGGGGAGAAGCCATTCCAGTGCTCCAAGTGCCTCAAACGCTTTTCTCACTCTGGTTCTTATAGCCAGCATATGAACCACCGTTCCTCATATTGCAAGCCCTACAGAGAGTAG
- the LOC105693239 gene encoding zinc finger protein 1 isoform X4, whose product MISHDESAVLRKFKCPHCEKAFKFKHHLKEHLRIHSGEKPFQCNNCKKRFSHSGSYSSHMTSKKCLIVNSKKSRQGTIGNTDRPAKKCQQSSQGRRDIDNMLAANNNTFLPILPKLSPSEYQEIQREGGIYDVPTLLPRMMGFGNYFLQSSLGKILSQLNSKRIDQVTEQFESHRETMSPSTADSEGTEGTEGKESPALADPQGLDAVRRILETVNTSVTKQLLEANVRKLTSSPATIKREFDEDYQVDQDSEMSSEVTHYPDWPSTDQCDSQSEGLAAKLEDANQNQTPLELKNNKRKAPEANAESSEGDSEEEDDGSHTTSVDGGRRVRARSLIDDEQLAVLKGYYAINPRPKKEEITMIANYIHFSTRVVQVWFQNSRARDRRESKMPGLLPLTNDGSQTTVEQPLDLSKKDVLTITAVKNNAENLNKTSNKQNSTIKDIPVTPNPDVDDIDDAPLVIDEETTDSVDVKPPSVSLDVSSKNQSQMPTKIENEGAMQAEAPATGENEQEGLYFCDQCDKTFSKHSSLARHKYEHSGQRPYKCEECPKAFKHKHHLTEHKRLHSGEKPFQCSKCLKRFSHSGSYSQHMNHRSSYCKPYRE is encoded by the exons ATGATCAGTCATGACGAAAGCGCCGTACTTCGGAAATTTAAATGCCCCCACTGCGAGAAGGCATTTAAATTTAAACATCATCTCAAG GAACACTTACGTATACACAGCGGAGAGAAACCATTCCAATGTAACAATTGTAAAAAGAGATTTTCACACTCGGGGTCTTACTCAAGTCATATGACCTCCAAGAAATGTTTGAtcgtgaattcgaaaaagtccCGGCAAGGCACCATCGGCAATACGGACAGACCTGCAAAGAAGTGCCAACAATCTTCGCAGGGCAGACGAGATATCGATAATATGCTGGCAGCGAATAATAACACCTTCCTTCCGATTCTCCCCAAACTTTCCCCGTCGGAGTACCAAGAAATTCAGCGTGAAGGAG GTATTTATGATGTCCCCACCTTGTTGCCTCGTATGATGGGTTTTggcaattattttcttcaatcgtCCCTCGGAAAAATTCTGAGTCAGTTGAACTCGAAAAGAATTGACCAAGTCACGGAACAGTTCGAGTCTCACAGAGAAACCATGAGTCCGTCTACCGCGGATTCCGAAGGCACCGAGGGCACCGAAGGCAAAGAATCTCCAGCACTGGCGGACCCCCAAGGTCTGGATGCGGTACGACGTATTTTAGAGACTGTAAACACCTCTGTCACCAAACAACTTCTGGAAGCCAACGTGAGGAAATTAACTTCCTCGCCTGCGACCATCAAGCGAGAATTCGACGAAGATTATCAGGTG GACCAGGATAGCGAAATGTCGAGTGAAGTAACTCATTATCCGGATTGGCCTTCCACGGATCAGTGTGATTCGCAAAGCGAGGGTTTGGCTGCCAAATTGGAAGATGCAAATCAAAACCAAACAccgttggaattgaaaaataacaaaagaaAAGCCCCAGAGGCGAATGCTGAAAGCTCCGAAGGTGATTCTGAGGAAGAAGACGATGGGAGTCATACCACGAGCGTAGACGGAGGTCGGAGAGTTAGGGCTCGATCTTTAATAGACGATGAACAACTGGCGGTACTTAAAGGCTACTACGCTATAAATCCTCGTCCCAAGAAAGAGGAAATCACTATGATTGCcaattatatacatttttctaCACGAGTCGTACAG GTTTGGTTCCAGAATTCTAGAGCAAGAGATCGAAGAGAATCCAAGATGCCTGGACTTTTACCGCTTACCAATGACGGTAGTCAAACAACGGTTGAGCAACCTCTAGATTTGTCGAAAAAGGACGTACTCACGATCACGGCTGTTAAAAATAAtgctgaaaatttgaacaagaCCTCCAACAAACAAAACTCTACCATAAAAGACATTCCTGTTACTCCAAACCCTGATGTAGATGACATTGACGATGCGCCGCTTGTCATAGACGAAGAAACAACTGATTCCGTTGATGTAAAACCGCCATCCGTCTCTCTGGACGTCAGCtctaaa AATCAAAGTCAAATGCcgacaaaaattgagaacGAGGGCGCGATGCAGGCTGAAGCTCCAGCCACTGGAGAAAACGAGCAAGAAGGTCTATACTTCTGCGATCAGTGCGATAAGACCTTTTCGAAGCACAGTTCCTTAGCGCGACACAAATACGAACATTCCG GTCAAAGGCCCTACAAGTGCGAGGAATGCCCGAAGGCATTCAAGCACAAACATCACCTGACTGAACACAAGCGGTTACATAGCGGGGAGAAGCCATTCCAGTGCTCCAAGTGCCTCAAACGCTTTTCTCACTCTGGTTCTTATAGCCAGCATATGAACCACCGTTCCTCATATTGCAAGCCCTACAGAGAGTAG
- the LOC105693239 gene encoding zinc finger E-box-binding homeobox protein zag-1 isoform X1, whose product MSMTLFRNTFKGCSEDEAGADAEVGGGGGDGERCPQCGLHCLDLTALRLHLEDTHKTGYTIDKHDLSSQFSQVSCNVCSKTFANVYRLQRHMISHDESAVLRKFKCPHCEKAFKFKHHLKEHLRIHSGEKPFQCNNCKKRFSHSGSYSSHMTSKKCLIVNSKKSRQGTIGNTDRPAKKCQQSSQGRRDIDNMLAANNNTFLPILPKLSPSEYQEIQREGGIYDVPTLLPRMMGFGNYFLQSSLGKILSQLNSKRIDQVTEQFESHRETMSPSTADSEGTEGTEGKESPALADPQGLDAVRRILETVNTSVTKQLLEANVRKLTSSPATIKREFDEDYQVDQDSEMSSEVTHYPDWPSTDQCDSQSEGLAAKLEDANQNQTPLELKNNKRKAPEANAESSEGDSEEEDDGSHTTSVDGGRRVRARSLIDDEQLAVLKGYYAINPRPKKEEITMIANYIHFSTRVVQVWFQNSRARDRRESKMPGLLPLTNDGSQTTVEQPLDLSKKDVLTITAVKNNAENLNKTSNKQNSTIKDIPVTPNPDVDDIDDAPLVIDEETTDSVDVKPPSVSLDVSSKNQSQMPTKIENEGAMQAEAPATGENEQEGLYFCDQCDKTFSKHSSLARHKYEHSGQRPYKCEECPKAFKHKHHLTEHKRLHSGEKPFQCSKCLKRFSHSGSYSQHMNHRSSYCKPYRE is encoded by the exons GCTGCAGCGAGGACGAGGCAGGTGCCGATGCGGAGGTCGGGGGCGGTGGCGGGGACGGGGAACGGTGTCCGCAGTGTGGCCTCCACTGCCTCGATCTAACCGCCCTCCGGCTCCACCTAGAAGACACCCACAAGACCGGCTACACCATCGACAAGCACGACTTGAGCTCGCAATTCTCCCAAGTG TCTTGCAACGTGTGCAGTAAAACTTTTGCGAATGTCTACCGACTGCAGAGGCACATGATCAGTCATGACGAAAGCGCCGTACTTCGGAAATTTAAATGCCCCCACTGCGAGAAGGCATTTAAATTTAAACATCATCTCAAG GAACACTTACGTATACACAGCGGAGAGAAACCATTCCAATGTAACAATTGTAAAAAGAGATTTTCACACTCGGGGTCTTACTCAAGTCATATGACCTCCAAGAAATGTTTGAtcgtgaattcgaaaaagtccCGGCAAGGCACCATCGGCAATACGGACAGACCTGCAAAGAAGTGCCAACAATCTTCGCAGGGCAGACGAGATATCGATAATATGCTGGCAGCGAATAATAACACCTTCCTTCCGATTCTCCCCAAACTTTCCCCGTCGGAGTACCAAGAAATTCAGCGTGAAGGAG GTATTTATGATGTCCCCACCTTGTTGCCTCGTATGATGGGTTTTggcaattattttcttcaatcgtCCCTCGGAAAAATTCTGAGTCAGTTGAACTCGAAAAGAATTGACCAAGTCACGGAACAGTTCGAGTCTCACAGAGAAACCATGAGTCCGTCTACCGCGGATTCCGAAGGCACCGAGGGCACCGAAGGCAAAGAATCTCCAGCACTGGCGGACCCCCAAGGTCTGGATGCGGTACGACGTATTTTAGAGACTGTAAACACCTCTGTCACCAAACAACTTCTGGAAGCCAACGTGAGGAAATTAACTTCCTCGCCTGCGACCATCAAGCGAGAATTCGACGAAGATTATCAGGTG GACCAGGATAGCGAAATGTCGAGTGAAGTAACTCATTATCCGGATTGGCCTTCCACGGATCAGTGTGATTCGCAAAGCGAGGGTTTGGCTGCCAAATTGGAAGATGCAAATCAAAACCAAACAccgttggaattgaaaaataacaaaagaaAAGCCCCAGAGGCGAATGCTGAAAGCTCCGAAGGTGATTCTGAGGAAGAAGACGATGGGAGTCATACCACGAGCGTAGACGGAGGTCGGAGAGTTAGGGCTCGATCTTTAATAGACGATGAACAACTGGCGGTACTTAAAGGCTACTACGCTATAAATCCTCGTCCCAAGAAAGAGGAAATCACTATGATTGCcaattatatacatttttctaCACGAGTCGTACAG GTTTGGTTCCAGAATTCTAGAGCAAGAGATCGAAGAGAATCCAAGATGCCTGGACTTTTACCGCTTACCAATGACGGTAGTCAAACAACGGTTGAGCAACCTCTAGATTTGTCGAAAAAGGACGTACTCACGATCACGGCTGTTAAAAATAAtgctgaaaatttgaacaagaCCTCCAACAAACAAAACTCTACCATAAAAGACATTCCTGTTACTCCAAACCCTGATGTAGATGACATTGACGATGCGCCGCTTGTCATAGACGAAGAAACAACTGATTCCGTTGATGTAAAACCGCCATCCGTCTCTCTGGACGTCAGCtctaaa AATCAAAGTCAAATGCcgacaaaaattgagaacGAGGGCGCGATGCAGGCTGAAGCTCCAGCCACTGGAGAAAACGAGCAAGAAGGTCTATACTTCTGCGATCAGTGCGATAAGACCTTTTCGAAGCACAGTTCCTTAGCGCGACACAAATACGAACATTCCG GTCAAAGGCCCTACAAGTGCGAGGAATGCCCGAAGGCATTCAAGCACAAACATCACCTGACTGAACACAAGCGGTTACATAGCGGGGAGAAGCCATTCCAGTGCTCCAAGTGCCTCAAACGCTTTTCTCACTCTGGTTCTTATAGCCAGCATATGAACCACCGTTCCTCATATTGCAAGCCCTACAGAGAGTAG